A region of the Fulvia fulva chromosome 7, complete sequence genome:
TTCATTGTGGGACACCAACTTCTCCTGGTCATCTCGTTCTCGGTCTTGTTCTGCTTCGCAGCGGACATTGCGGATAATGTCCCGCTGTGCTACGCTATGGTCTGTCTGGTTTGTGTCGGACTGTACCCAATCATTCCAGGCAACAACTCCTGGACGATCAACAATCTCGCAGGGGCGGGGAAGAGAGCTGCTGGGATTGCGTTTATGGTAAAAGCTCCATCATTCTTCCCTACAGCTTCAAGCCTACTAATTCTTTCGCAGATCATGATCGGCAACAGCGGCGGATTCGCAGGCTCGTTCATCTTCCTGGAGCGCGAGGCACCTCGCTATGCCACTGGCTTTGGCAGCTCTTTGGGTTTCGCGACAGCTGGGATCATTGCCGCTTTGACGCTCGAGTTCTTGTACTGGAGCCATAACAAGAGGCATGAGCATTTGACGGAGCAGGAGGCGATTGCGAGGTATGGCGAGGAGGAATTGGAAAGGATGGGAGATAAGAGTCCGTTGTTCAAGTATGCGCTGTGAAGGAGCAACCAGTGCATTCACCAAGGCCTGGCGACACAGTATGCTGCTGGCGTCTATCTGTGGCTAACCGTACGGCAAAGAACAACAACCGTCCTGGATCGGATAGCCTCTCAACCACAACTGCCCACAATAGCATCGCTTATCCTGCCTTGCTATGAGTGCGTGGTGCGGAATCGAGTCAGCGACTATGAATCTAGCCACTTCGCCATTCGACCCAGGATAGTTGTCGACAATACTTGAGATTCCAGGCAATATCAAGGCGAAGTATCCCGTGCCTGAGCCTGGGTTTGGCACGTGTCAATCAGGACTACTAGTCAAGATTGACGGCACAAAAGTCTACGAGTAGTGGTGAATCTTCCTAGTCCCGGCAAGCGAGCATGCAATTACAGGCGAACCAAGATGATGTGTGCCCAGAAGCGTCCACCGTAAGCGCGCCCAACATGTGGCCACGATAGACGATGAAGTTGGGTATGTAGTCGTCAAAGTACATGCATTCACAAGCTGTTCGCAGCATCTCGGCCGCTCTCATGGTTCCCAGAGCGTTTCCCGCTCAATGCGGCAGCCCCTCTCCAGGCTCTCATGTAACGTGTCATCATCTATGCTACCGTGTCATTGCGCCGTGTCTCCCAAACGCCATCCCCACTGGTGTTCATTCAAGTTCATAAAGTCGTTACATGTCCTTCTTAGGCTCCACCACGCTATCCTTCTCCCCATAATTTCCCCAAATCCAATTACTCCATCCCGGCTTCTGCTCTCCAGGAGTCCTACCGGGCGGCGTCCTATCACGATCCTGGCGTGGACGGAACTGGTCAGGGTCCGGCATGGTCTCGTAGCCCAAATCTTCAAACTCGGACTCTGAGCGCGAGGCGTGCATGTATGGTGCGTCTGGTGAGAGGTACGACTTGCGACTTGAGGGTGCTTGTGGCGCGCCTGACCGGGACTGTGATCCGCTTGTTGCTGCGTCGTCGGCGTCGTAGGCTTCGGCATCGAAGGCTTGGAGGAGGGTCCGGAGGCGTTCGCGTTGAGTATTGACGAAGTCGTTGCGGTCTTCGCCACGGAGGTCTGAGGGGATCAAGGTTCCAGAACTGGCGAGATCGCGAGCTGCGGCGTCATGGGATGTGGCGTCGGGGTATGTGCTTTGCTGGAGGACTTTGCCGAGCATGTTGAAGATATGGCTGGTACCGGCTGTCGCGAGACTTTCGCGAGCCGTGGGCATGGCAAAGCGGTTGAAGAGGTGTGTTGTGTAGCTGACATTGCGGCTTGGTGGTGGTGTTGGTCTGCGCGGCTCTTGACCCAAGACGTTCACTCGCACATACTCAATCGCTCTCTTGACAGCATCCAAGCCTGCAGCCTTGCCCTTGGCATGCGCATCACTGATCATGCGATCGATCTGTCGTTCGTGGTCTTCGAGGAATGGGTGGATGTGCTGTTTGTAGATGAAGACGCTGCCTTGCTGGCCGGGCAGGACGAGGTAGAGGTGGACGCCGAAGCGGATCCAGCTGTAGAAGGGAACCCAGGAGAGGATGAAGTAGAGCTGCGACTCAACGGCTAGGAAGAGCGAGAGTGTGGTCCAGTACATCAGCCATGGTGTCAGGACTGCTGGGTCGGAGGTTCGGAGCGCTTTGTAGGAGAAGAAGACGGGGAGGAGGATGGATGTGACCGAGCTAGAGAGTGCAAGTCAGTACTCTGTAGGCTGCGATCGTACCCTACGCTACTCACGTCAAGATATCTGCGATGAAGCCAAACATGTTGTCGGTGCTCGCGTGACCTCACCGCGGTCGTGCGAGTCTAGAGCTGTATGAAAGCGGTTGCCGTATCACAACCACTGCAGCTTCGTCGCACTTATAACAGCGCGATGTGTGATGACAGGTGTACTGTAACGTGATGCTAAGGCAGCATCTTAGGAAAGGCTGTTGTGACTTGTAGAGACCTGAAAGAGACCTTGTGCTGGAGCTCGTTTGGACAGCCCCACCACCTGACGCTTATCATGGTTATCTAACACGCTAGCGCGATCACGTGCATGTCCGTGCACAGGTCGTCACTGACCGCGTTTCTGTCTTTGCACCTCAACTCTCGATACTAAAGTCGCACTGCATGAGACGCATCTTCACCATGCTCGAGAGAGGGCCCATGGGATAGATCACGAACCAGAAGAGTCCAAGCATAGCGACAACGCGTCCGCCATGGCGGAACTCCGCGGCAGTGTCCCGAAGACAAAAGGACAGTGCAACAGCACGAACTACCGAGGGCTCCTGACAAAAGAGGTGGCCGCTTGCACAACTACAGAGCCACTTCTTTAGGTACCCACGACAGTGCTCTCGCAGCGTAGCAATCGCTGCAGACGTGGAAGCGGAAGCGTTGTACGACGCGTCTCTCTACAAGACTGCTTAGGCCTACGGTACCCGGAGCGTTTCGCATAGGTCATGATCATTCTCTACATTTAAAGCACAGCGGCCACCTTTTTTGTCCTGAGCCCTCGTACGACGATCTGCCCATCGCTATGGACGAACCATGAAGAACCAGCAGCAATGATACCGTCGAATTCAATGCTGAATCTGGATATACCTAGCTAGGACTGTCCACTACAAGCGACCGCCAGGACCACAAACCTACGCCATGCTAGCACAGTCCAAACCTCATCAATTCATACAACCAACACGTGTAACCAACTCGACGTAAGGATATCAGCCAACCCTTCGACATCCTCTCCTCCCACCTAGTGCGGTGGGCTGGCGGCCGTGGTCTTCCTGCTGCGGGACTCACTCGGCGACACAGGCTCTACCGCATCCGAGCTCTGGTCAGCGTTGTAGGCACTGTCTGGAGACGCGAATTGCCTATCAACGGGGGAGTCCTCCTCTGGTATGGTTGGCGTATCCGAATACCGTATGTCCGGGTTGCTGGTGAAGCTGCGGTATAATTTCAAGCCTTCGTCTAAAGATTGCTCAGAGTCGGATCGAGGCATCTCCTCTCCTACCCCAGCCGGTGAGGAAGGCTGCTCAGAATCGGATGGCGACATGTTCAGTACCCATGCCCGCAAGGAGACGTCATCCGAGGCATCACCGGGCACCCTATCGACTGCTCTATCGTCGTGTGTCCATCCGTCGACACCAGCATCCGGCGTTGCGCTGAGGATTGAGGCAGACTGCCGCTTGTGCAAAGACTGGGTGGGAGACTCGTCACCTATGGGCTGCGGTGTGCCGAACGGACAGGACTGCACATCACGCCAGAACTTTGTCTCGCCCGGAGAAAGAGCTGGGGTATCCTCCGAAGGCGAGCTTGCTTGATAGCCACTGGCATTACGTGGCTCGCCGTCATTGCCATATCCATCCTTGCCGGCTTGCAGCAGAGGTTGAGCTGATGAAAGCACCGGCGTCGCTGGGTTCGAGGTTTCCACTACGACCGGGTTCGGGTCAAAGGTTGTACCTGACATGGCGTTTTGGAACTCGTAGATTTCAGCAAGGTCGGCTTGGAGATCTGGATCGATGCTGTAAGCAGAGCCTTGTCTTGACCGCCCTTTGACTGGCGGTTGATTGGTGGCCGTGGGTGTGACTTGTGCCTCATTCCTGGACACTGGTTGAAGTGCAAAATCCAAGTCATCAAAGACAACGGCATTTGTCTCGTCACCAGCAGTCGCGTTGTCTGCTAGCATAGCGTATCTCTTTGCGCGGTCGGCACGTTCAAAGTCGAAGTGGACCCGATCGCCCATGCTAGGTGATCCGCTAACATCCATAGCGAACACCGTCGAGGCTGCGTCTGGGCTCCGGCCTGAGTCCGAGGGTTCGACATCAAGACTAGATCTGCGTCGTAGCCGTGGCGGGGTCTCTTTGATAGCACCATCCGAGTCGTTCGCGGCTTCGTTGTGTGTCTGCTTCGCACGAGGCGGGGTAGCATTCCAAGGCTTGAATTTCCAGAAGATCGCGGTACTGTTCGAGCCTCCGAGACCAGTAGTCACCTTCTTTGGGCTGGGTGTCTGCGTCTTGGTCAGGAGGTCGTATATCTGCATCACAGACGACTTTTGATGCAATGGACCTACAAACAGAAGGGTGTTAGCTATGGTCGAGAACCACGTGGCAGTGTCTTAGACTATGGTGGAACGCGTGAGACATGCTCTGCACGACGCGCCATGTTCGCCACAGTCTCAGACTCTGCTTGATGCCTGGTACCCTTCAAAAACGTACCATGCATGCTGTCCTGGTCTGACCCGTCGATCGATGGATTGTAGAGAATGTGCTCCTCGTCGTCGTCGAAGTTGCGCAATGTATCGCTGGTCAGAGGCACACCAGTGTCTCCCGCAGTGGTATGTGGTGCGCCACGCTCTGTGGCTTCACCAAGGGCTGGTTTCTGTGGCCGGATCGCGAAAACCTCCACAAGGTCACTTGGTTCATCGATCGGTCCGTCTGGTTCGACATCGTCTTTCTGCTCATGGACAGCCTCTGGTACGAAAAATGGGTTACTGTGAGATGGCATCTCAATGTCAGACCACTCACACACTTGTACCTTATCGGTAGCCGTGGCAGACTGATCCATGAGGATCTTCGAACCGTCCATTCTCTCTGTCAAAGTTGGCATATCATTCTCGTTGAGAGTCCGAGGTTGATCGCTGTCAGCTGACTGCAACGTGATCTTGGGTCGCAACGGCAGTATGACTTGTGCTCCGCACGAAGGTGGTCCTTGCCCTGCGAGGTCACCAACAGCGTTGCCCGGTGCGAAAGGGTCTTCGCTCTTCCAGTCGCCAGTCTGTGGATCTCGATGACCGGCAGATGGAGTCTGGAGATGAGCCAACTCTCGAGTGAGCTTAGGCATGTCATcagggcagtccttgatgGTGACATCCGACACGGTTCTGTGCACTGGGTTCAATCGATCGCTGGGTGACAGCGCTGCACATTCCTCAGCCATGGCGTCCAATGAGACCATCTTCTTCAACGTTCGGTTTTCCTTCTTCTTGATCTCATCTTTGTACTCGACGTTCCTTTCGAAGAGTTCGGTCTCATCGTTAGCCCCGTCGAGCTCAAGGGTGCAGTTTGTTCCTGGCATTGGTGTTGGTGGTCCTTGTTTGGGTACGGAGCCCAGGTCCTCTGGCTGTAATCCCAGATAATCACGAGGTGAGCAAGCTACAAACAGAAAGGTGTCAGCCATACTCGAGAACCACGTGCCAGTGTCTTAGACTGTAATGTAAGCGGTAGAGAGGGCGCGTCGTGCAGCGCATGTCTCGCACGCTCCGCTATGGTCTCAGCCACTGCCCGATGCCTGGTACCCTTCAGAAACGTACCTCTGTCACTCAACCCAAACGCAAGATTCAGCTGCGAAGGTGGCAAGCTCAACGACAACGTTGGCAGCGGAGTGATGTTGATGGGCGATGAAGGTAAAGGCACAAAAGCAGCGTCTTCTTCCGAGGACGAAGAAGATTCTCTCTGTTCGACAACCTTGTCCGGCGAGATGTTGGCGTTGCGACCGACAGTGGCCCTCTTGCCCAGACCACGGATGCTTCCTACCAGACTTCTGGCAACGCTGGACTTCCTGGCGTGGCCTTTGTGCGCATCATTGGTTGGTGTCGGTGTGTGATTCGCCGGTGCAGGCTGATCCTCTTCAGGTCTATGGATATCATCCAAAGTGCCCCGCTTATGCCTGCCTCTTGTGCTCTGCGTATGCTGACGTAGCGATGCCATTGCAGTCTTTGGCGTAAAGGTGCGATGGCGAACAGGCGTTGGCTGGAAGGGTGTGGCGGACTCGTCATCTGAGCACTCACAGTCGGATGATGAAAGCTCATCGCTGCGTGTGTCGCTGTCTTGGAGCTGTCTGACACGACCACTGCACGGCTCAGGTCAGCAAACTTCTCATTGCGAGGTGAATGTTCATTGCGAGGTGAATGTTCCTTGCGAGGTGAATGTGAACGTACCTCTCTGCTCTCATGGCATGACGCTTTTCGAGATAGCCCTTTGCATGATGAGCACCTATGGATGCCCACTCACGAGCGCTGCCGAACCACGACTTCTTCCTAGTCAGAGTGAGGCCGCTTTCGAGGTTGCTCTGCAAGGCGTTTCGCGCTGGTGAGGGGGATATCGTTTCCCTATCCGGCTGTGGTGCAATGCTCTCTGTGTGAGGAGACATCGTTGTATGTTGTGCCTTCAGGATAGCTGCGTGCCTTGTGTGATGCGTCTTGTTGGCTTGGGAAGAAGAGATGAGGCAGCATCGTGTGGAGACCACGGCAACACAAGCTTGCCAGATAGTAGTTGCTGATCTTCAGCGGTGGTTGCCTTGAAGATGCCATATGTGCTCTCGGATACTGCCACCTGGAACGTATGTCCCGATTGCGCCTGTCCAAGCAGCTCAACCGGAGCCATCACCTACCTTAACGATGAGAAGCTCTGAGAGCAGTGGCAAGCACAGTCAACTCGATCCGCTGATGGCGGTATCGAGCTGCGATGACATGCATCTGAGTCAGTGATACGATTGCTTGCGATGTTTGAACGAGCATTGTAGACTGGACCGAGGTCGAAGTGTACTTCTATGTTTATGCGTGAATTTTATGCGTGAATCTGCTGCTGGTTCATGTGATCGAGCTCGGCAGGCGTTGCCGAAGCGGGCCGAAGAACCCCTGCCCGTGTGGAACTCGCCAGTCGCGAACTTGCTTCCATTCGGCGGCCGCTTCAACTTGCTGCACCACATCACCGTCTCAACACCGCGCAGCAGCTCGCCTGTCTCGAAGATCCGCCTGCAGTATCGCTACGCTCCTGATCACCCAACATAATCCCAACAAGCAGAACCGCGGATCATGGCGAACGACAAGCAGGCCGCTGATCTCAATGCGATGATCAAGCAGCGTAAGTACTCGTTGCGCTCCTGTCAGAGCCCGACTGACATTGCTAGACCGCGAGAAGAACCGTCCACAGATCCTGGCAGACAAGATCTTCTCCAAAGAGAGGCGCTCCAAGACTCCCGTCAACGCGTCCCAAGGCAAAGGCAAACCTGCAGCTGCACCTGGCGGCAGTCTTGCTAGTCGCATCGGCGCCGCGGGCGTGACCAAGGTATGTGCATTTCGCGACGTCGAAGCAGCATCTGTACGTGAGTGCTGACATCCTGCACAGCGCACGTCGTCCACCTCGTCCGTCACTCGCTCAAACACGGCCCCACCGCGCAACGGACGTCCTCCACCACAAGCTCGACCACTACCACCGACTCGACCATCAGCACCTCAAGCTCCACGCGCACGAGATCTTACCGCTCGGCAGCCTGCTTCTGATCCACCCTCCGATGTTAGGAGCAATGGATATAACGGATACGACGCACCTGTTGCGAATGGCAACGGCGCGAGCATGAGCATCAGAGGCGCGGCTGGTCCCTTTGTGGTTCTGGCTGCAAACTTCGCGCCAGGCACCACGGCGGCCGACATAGAAAGCGTCATGCAAGAGATtggcggagagtgctcctGCAAAATTCTGGAGCTTCGGCCAGACGTGCTCGCACAGATGACCTTCACCGACAGAATTGGCGCTGAGAAGGTGATCAGCACATTCAACGGAAAGAAGGTATGCATGACTGGAGACTATAGCATCTGCACCTACTGACCCGACTACTAGGCTGATGGCCGCACGTTGCACGTCTACTGGAGCGGATCTGCAGTAACACAACCCGAAGCAGATGTCGAAGTTCCCGTCGATGCGGTCATGGACGATAGCATGGAGGTCGATGAGAATGCACAATCACGAGAGGCCCAGGACCGCCTGCGCGAAGAGCGTCGCGGAGGTCCAGACCGTCGGCCACGAGATGACTACCCCGCTGGACCTCGAGACAATCGTGGCTATATGGACCACTACTATCGTGGACCAAGGCGACAAGATGGTCTGTTCCAGGACGGACGCCAAGACGGGCGATACGGCTACCAAGGCGACCGCTTCGGTGGTGGTGGGCCGAGGGGCAGATACCGTGATGAAGGCCGGATGTACTCTGATGGCATGAGGCGCGGGGGCGGCGGTGGTCAGAGCTACAGGCCATAGGATGGTAATGGTGATGATGACGACCGGCACGAGCCTGCTGACTGCTATGAGCATATGAATCCTGACCGGCTGAACCGCATCACTGCTTTGAAGTGCGATAGTTATTAGAGCCTCTACAAAACGCTCCGAGCACCGTCTACCTACGTAATGTTGTAGAGAGATACGAGTTGTGCGACACTTCCGCTTCGACATTCATAGCAGCCGCTACGCCGCGGTAGATTCGTCGTCGTTAATAAAAGATACATTTACAGTCATGCAAGCGGCCACTGCTTGTGTCAGGAGCCCTTGGGGCTTATGAACAAGAGAAGATTTTCCAACGACGATCTCGATGCCACGCGGACCGCATGCACCTTATACTTCCAGCAACGTGGCAAAGCTCCTCGAAGTCTGCGTCGGCGCTGCATCCGCCGTTATACCTCGCACGCACACGACAGGAGTGCGTTGTGGCTGCGTCCAGAAGTCTATACCTCTATGCCCTCAGTCGAGAGGTCATGGCCTGTGCGCTGCCGCGACACGTGGAGCAAGATGCAGCATCCTTCCCGCATCTTTACCAAGCTTGCCTACTTTCATCGACAACATCCGCTGCTCCTCACTTGACCACAAGCCAAATCTCGATTTTACCGATGCTACGGAGCTGTAATGAACATGCATAGGGCTGCATGCACCGCCCAGAGCTTAGGTCGAGACGAATCACGACGCAAGCCACTGGACGCCCACGGACGAGGGAAGTCAGCCACAGAATACCTAATATTTGCACACGATCCCTCTTGGCTCTACGATCTCTCAATGTGCCAGCGATGTTATGTATGGCTTTCATACACGTGGATGTGTCCCAAGCCTTGGTCCACGGCTCCCTCAGGCAGCCACATCTACCCTAAGCGGACTCGAGACCTTGGAGATCGCTGACTGTGGTGTAGCGCACGCGGCAGATGCAGAGCAAGGACACTCGACCGCCTTTCAGCACGGGTCGTGATGTTTGGGTTGGGTGTTGCTATATCGCGGACCATCGCGTTCTTGCTTTGAGCTACGGCGAGTCCGTGAATGGGACCTGTGCTGGAGGTGCTTGGAGCTTGGTGTTGTGGGGACTATCCTCATGTCTTATGCTCGCCTTCATACTTCATGTCCGTAGGCCAGCGGGTGTTACTGTTAGAAGATATCTCTTTGGTCGGTTGTTTGTGCGTACGGGACTTTGACGGGGTGCGTCCTCAAAGAGCCTGAGGACTTGCTTACGAAGTTCTACCTGGACAACAGCCATATATACCCCGACTGGGACTCTTGCACATTCACATATCTCTCAACACCAAGGACGAAATAACACAAGTACGAAAATCTTCGACCGCACAGCATCGATCGATATTGAATCAACATCTTCACAACTTACAGTCAACACCTCAACCAACATGGAAAGAGCCCTAGCAGCATACAAGGCCTTCCGGTCATCGAAAGCCCTAATCACCTTCACCGTAGCCTACGCCGTCTTCACCGACCAGTTCCTCTTCGCAGCCATAATCCCCGTGGCACCATTCTCCCTCCACACACAAATCGGCATACCCGAGGATAAAGTACAATTCTGGACAGCGATCCTTCTCGCAGTCTTCGGCATCGCAGCATTCGTCACATCAGTACCATGGGGATGGTACACAGACCGGAGCACATCTCGACGGATGCCTTTCACCATCGGCTTGTTGATCTTGCTTGGAGCGACTTTCATGCTGTGGTTCGGGAATCACATCGTGGCACAGGTTATTGGAAGACTTCTGCAGGGCTTCTCGAGCACTGTCGTGTGGACTACTGGACTTGCTGTGCTGGTTGATACTGTTGGACATGGGCAGATTGGGGAGTATATGGGGTATGTCGGCATCGCTCTCAATGTGGGAAGCCTCATCGCACCGCTTCTTGGTGGTGTTATGTACCAGAGTGCTGGCTTCAATGCTGTGTTCGGGATGATTGTTGGTGTGGTTGTCCTGGACATCCTGCTTCGATTTGTCATGAAGGAGAAGAGCCTCGTTGCTGAGGAGGATCTGGTCACTGAGTCAAGCGATGAAGTCGACCTCGAAGCTGGTAAAGCTGAGAGAAAGACTTCAGTCATCACCGTCCGTCCAGTCAGAACAGACACAATGGAGTCGATAGTCGATCCCGGCACAGCCTCACCCCGACGATTGAGCGGACGAACTATGTCCTTCCCGAGCAGACGACCCAGCGACGCTCCAGCCTCTCCACTTGCAGCCGTCATCCAAAGCTGGAGAGCTACCGGCATCACAACATCAGACTGTCCTCTTCAGGCCGTTGAAGAGAAGTCGAGCGGAGACAGCACCTCTCGTGGAGACAGTCTCTTCAGCGGAGACATCATCCCCAGTCCCGAAGGCTCCAACGGTGACCTCAGAGCCAGCCTTCACCGCTACAGCCTTCAACCCCGTCCGCAGCACCCGCCCTCGAAAGTGCCCCGCATCCTCCGCCTCCTCTGCTCAACTCGCATGACAGTCACGCTCTGGTCAGTCCTCGTCTTAGCGGGTACATTCTCCGGCTTCCAAGCGACATTGCCCCTCTTCGTGAGCAGTACTTTCCACTGGAATGCAACGGGTGGTGGTCTGGTCTTCTTGCCGTTGAGCGCTCCAGCCCTGGTCGGTCCTGCCGTCGGCAAACTTCAAGATCGATTCGCGGGTTCTGGGAGATGGTTTGCGTTCGCAGGCTTTGCAGTTTTGTCCGTTGCACTGATATTGCTGCGACTCGTAGAGCACAATAACACTGGCCAGAAAGCGTTGCTGATTGTTCTGCTGACTCTCATCGGAAGCTGTATGCCTCTGGCGCTGGAGCCACTTTTTGGGGAGACCATCTATGGAGCTGATCAGATTGACCTTGCAGACCGCGAGGCTGGGATCGTGAGAGAAGGTGGTGCGGGGAGTTATGGGCAAGCGAATGCTTTGTTCAATATGGCGTGGGCTGGGGGATGTGCTCTGGGGCCGGTGCTGGCTGGGACTATGATTGATCATGTTGGTTAGAAGGTCATGACGATGACTTTAGGGATTGTTAGTGGTGTTACTGCTATTCCTGTGTTGCTGTGTTATGGGGGATGATTGTTTGGAAAGAGGAAGTGATGGGCACTGACACCCGGGTGATGGTTTTTGGATTGGTAGCGTTCGAGCGAGTTGCAAAAGCGTGCCGAAGA
Encoded here:
- a CDS encoding Receptor expression-enhancing protein 4 — its product is MFGFIADILTSVTSILLPVFFSYKALRTSDPAVLTPWLMYWTTLSLFLAVESQLYFILSWVPFYSWIRFGVHLYLVLPGQQGSVFIYKQHIHPFLEDHERQIDRMISDAHAKGKAAGLDAVKRAIEYVRVNVLGQEPRRPTPPPSRNVSYTTHLFNRFAMPTARESLATAGTSHIFNMLGKVLQQSTYPDATSHDAAARDLASSGTLIPSDLRGEDRNDFVNTQRERLRTLLQAFDAEAYDADDAATSGSQSRSGAPQAPSSRKSYLSPDAPYMHASRSESEFEDLGYETMPDPDQFRPRQDRDRTPPGRTPGEQKPGWSNWIWGNYGEKDSVVEPKKDM